From a region of the Castor canadensis chromosome 7, mCasCan1.hap1v2, whole genome shotgun sequence genome:
- the Lrrc41 gene encoding leucine-rich repeat-containing protein 41 has protein sequence MAAPEAWRARSCWFCEVAAATTMEATSREAAPAKSSASGPSAPPALFELCGRAVSAHMGVLESGVWALPGPILQSILPLLNIYYLERIEETALKKGLSTQAIWRRLWDELMKTRPSSLESVTCWRAKFMEAFFSHVLRGTIDVSSDRRLCDQRFSPLLHSSRHVRQLTICNMLQGATELVAEPNRRVLETLASCLHTLKFRHLLFSDVAAQQSLRQLLHQLIHHGAVSQVSLYSWPVPESALFILILTMSAGFWQPGPGGLPCRLCGEASRGRAPSRDEGSLLLGSRRPRRDAAERCAAALMANRRKSEVKQMPRAAPATRVTRRSTQESLLAGGTESKRELHPPATSHEAPGSKQPTSAPATTSSASASSSTSSSKRAPASSAPQPKPLKRFKRAAGKKGARTRQGSGAESEDLYDFVFIVAGEKEDGEEMEIGEVACGALDGSDPSCLGLPTLEASQRFRSISTLELFTVPLSTEAALTLCHLLSSWVSLESLTLSYNGLGSNIFRLLDSLRALSGQAGCRLRALHLSDLFSPLPILELTRAIVRALPLLRVLSIRVDHPSQRDNPAVPGNAGPPGHVIGDEEIPENCLEQLEMGFPRGAQPAPLLCSVLKASGSLQQLSLDSATFASPQDFGLVLQTLKEYNLALKRLSFHDMNLADCQSEVLFLLQNLTLQEITFSFCRLFEKRPAQFLPEMVAAMKGNSTLKGLRLPGNRLGNAGLLALADVFSEDSSSSLCQLDISSNCIKPDGLLEFAKRLERWGRGAFGHLRLFQNWLDQDAVTAREAIRRLRATCHVVSDSWDSSQAFADYVSTM, from the exons cCCTTCCAGGCCCAATACTTCAAAGCATCTTACCTCTGCTCAATATATATTACttggagaggattgaggaaactGCCCTCAAGAAAG GCCTCTCCACTCAGGCTATTTGGCGCCGTCTCTGGGATGAGCTGATGAAGACAAGGCCTTCCAGTTTGGAA AGTGTGACCTGTTGGCGAGCTAAGTTTATGGAGGCCTTTTTTTCCCATGTTCTACGTGGAACCATTGATGTGTCTTCTGACAGGCGTCTTTGTGACCAGCGCTTCTCACCTCTCCTGCACAGCTCCCGTCATGTCCGGCAGCTCAccatctgcaacatgctgcaggGTGCAACTGAGCTGGTGGCTGAGCCCAACCGCAGGGTTCTGGAGACCCTGGCCAGTTGCCTGCACACCCTAAAGTTCCGCCACCTGCTGTTCTCTGATGTGGCTGCTCAGCAGTCACTTCGGCAGTTATTGCATCAGCTTATTCACCATGGGGCCGTTAGCCAAGTGTCACTGTACTCCTGGCCTGTGCCTGAGTCAGCCCTTTTCATCCTTATACTCACCATGAGTGCTGGCTTTTGgcagccaggccctggtggcctGCCCTGTCGCCTCTGTGGAGAGGCCTCACGAGGCCGGGCCCCATCACGAGATGAAGGGTCCCTCTTACTGGGCTCACGCCGGCCTCGCCGAGATGCTGCCGAGCGATGTGCTGCGGCCCTGATGGCCAACCGGCGGAAGAGTGAGGTCAAGCAGATGCCCAGAGCTGCACCTGCCACCAGGGTGACACGCCGGAGCACACAGGAGAGCCTGCTAGCAGGCGGGACAGAGTCTAAGAGGGAGCTGCACCCTCCAGCCACCTCCCACGAGGCTCCTGGTAGCAAGCAGCCAACCTCTGCTCCAGCCACCacctcctctgcctctgcctcctcttccACATCCTCATCCAAACGAGCTCCAGCTAGCTCAGCCCCACAGCCTAAGCCCTTAAAGCGTTTCAAACGAGCTGCAGGGAAGAAGGGTGCTCGCACCCGTCAGGGGTCTGGTGCAGAGTCTGAAGACCTGTAtgactttgtttttattgtggctGGTGAGAAGGAGGATGGTGAAGAGATGGAGATTGGGGAAGTGGCTTGTGGAGCTTTAGATGGATCAGACCCAAGTTGCCTGGGGCTTCCAACACTGGAAGCCTCCCAACGATTCCGTAGCATCTCCACCTTGGAGCTATTCACAGTTCCTCTATCCACTGAGGCAGCTCTGACACTGTGCCACCTGCTGAGCTCCTGGGTGTCTCTGGAGAGCCTTACACTCTCCTACAATG GCTTGGGCTCTAACATCTTCCGCCTGCTGGACAGTCTGCGGGCCCTATCAGGCCAGGCTGGATGTCGTCTCCGTGCCCTACATCTCAGTGACCTGTTCTCACCACTACCCATCCTGGAGCTGACAAGAGCCATTGTGCGAGCCCTGCCCCTGCTGAGGGTCCTCTCTATTCGTGTTGACCACCCAAGCCAAAGGGACAACCCTGCTGTACCAGGGAATGCTGGGCCCCCTGGCCATGTAATTGGGGATGAGGAGATACCAG AAAACTGCCTGGAACAGTTAGAGATGGGATTTCCAAGAGGAGCCCAGCCAGCCCCACTGCTCTGTTCTGTTCTGAAGGCCTCAGGTTCTCTACAGCAGCTGTCCCTGGATAGTGCCACCTTTGCCTCTCCCCAGGATTTTGGCCTTGTGTTGCAGACACTCAAAG AATACAATCTAGCCCTGAAGAGGCTGAGCTTTCATGACATGAATCTGGCTGACTGTCAGAGTGAGGTGCTCTTTTTGCTACAGAATCTGACTCTCCAAG AGATTACCTTCTCCTTCTGCCGTCTGTTTGAGAAGCGCCCAGCCCAATTCCTGCCTGAGATGGTTGCTGCTATGAAGGGCAACTCCACACTGAAGGGCCTTCGGCTGCCAGGAAACCGCCTGG GAAATGCTGGCCTGCTGGCCCTGGCCGATGTTTTCTCAGAggattcttcctcttctctctgtcaACTGGATATCAG TTCCAACTGCATCAAGCCAGATGGGCTTCTGGAGTTTGCCAAGCGGCTGGAGCGCTGGGGTCGTGGAGCCTTTGGTCATCTGCGCCTCTTCCAGAACTGGCTGGACCAGGATGCAGTCACAGCCAGGGAAGCCATCCGGCGGCTCCGGGCCACCTGCCACGTGGTTAGCGACTCATGGGACTCATCCCAAGCCTTTGCTGATTATGTCAGCACCATGTGA